TTAATCCTGCCGGATTACAATTTTCAGACAAAAAGAAAGAGTCTATTTTGTTTTGTGCTTCAAAACTCGGAGGAGTTACCTACGACGATTCACAAAAAGTTGGATTGTATGAAGTAAATATTAAAACAAAGTTAATGACTTCTATTCTTCTTTCTCTACCAAAAATAGAAAATTCTGATTTTGAAATTGTTTATTCCGAGTCGAAACGCCCGACTTTTTCGTTACATTCGTTAAACGAATACAATTCGAGACCTTTTTCTTTATGTAACGATCTAGCTGTTTCAAATGATGGGAATCGAATTTATATTTCAGAGCCATTTGAAAGAGTGAACGCAGCCATGGGAAGTGGAGCTGTACCTGAAGCAATCGGCCTTTTTCCTCATGGTAAACTATGGATGTATGATAGAAAACAAAAAACTATTTCTTTAGTGATGAATGGTTTTACGTTTGTTGATGGAATCATCATTGCAGAGCATTCCGTTACAAAGGAGGAGTCTGTAATTATAACAGAAACTACAAAATTTCGAATTATAAAAGCCAACATAGGTGGTAAAAAAGAAGGTACATTCGAGGTACTTTTTGATAACTTACCTGGTCTTGCAGATGGATTAGAGCGAGATTCTAAAGGAAGAATTTGGGTTGGTATCATTAAACCAAGATCCGGTCTTGTGAATTTTATCCATAACAATCCCTGGATAAAATCATTTTTGCTATCTCTACCCCAACGAATTTTACCCATTGCAAAGAAAACAGGAATTATGGTATTGGATCCAACAGGAAAAAAAGCGCTCTATTATGCAATGCATGATGGCACAAAAATCAAGGACATATCTGTCGCCGTGCCTAATGAAGATTCAGTATATTTCCCTTCGTTTGATACCGCTTCCTTTGGGTTGTATTCAATTTCCACAAACAAACTTTTATTAGGTGAGTAATTGTGTTTAGAATTAAAAGAAAGCCATCTAGCCTACAAAAAGCCTTTTATTCTTTCTTAGTATTCAACTTATGTTTTGTTTTCTTTTCCTGCAAAACACCGGAGGAATATTTTAAAAATCAAATCAAAGGTCCTGTCGAACTATCTTACAATCCTATCGTTGAGTCCATTCGCTCAGAGGGAGACCCGATTAAAAAAAATGTTACCATCAACGGAAATACTTTACCAGCTCAAGATGAAATTCTTCTACAAGAAGATTTGAATCGAGCTTTTGTCGCATCCATTGATGGTTGGATTTGGAAAGTTGATTTAGCAAAAAATACTTCAGAACCTTTTGTGAAAACTCCGCTCCTTCCAGGAGGAATGGTTTTTCATCCGAAGAACCAAGACATCATATACATGTGTTTGTCACGTGGTAAAGAACACCAAGATCAATTGGTAGATGGACCTGGTATTTACGAGTTAACAATATCTAC
This genomic stretch from Leptospira meyeri harbors:
- a CDS encoding SMP-30/gluconolactonase/LRE family protein, with product MKTQKYYFFLIIFAIGCNTDNIKIGKAYKLGPVPNTIQDVTKPDPFLQNLNVTMPLLPGHDDLIFNNQDQVAYASGMDGWIWKLDFQSNLATAWVKPPVNPAGLQFSDKKKESILFCASKLGGVTYDDSQKVGLYEVNIKTKLMTSILLSLPKIENSDFEIVYSESKRPTFSLHSLNEYNSRPFSLCNDLAVSNDGNRIYISEPFERVNAAMGSGAVPEAIGLFPHGKLWMYDRKQKTISLVMNGFTFVDGIIIAEHSVTKEESVIITETTKFRIIKANIGGKKEGTFEVLFDNLPGLADGLERDSKGRIWVGIIKPRSGLVNFIHNNPWIKSFLLSLPQRILPIAKKTGIMVLDPTGKKALYYAMHDGTKIKDISVAVPNEDSVYFPSFDTASFGLYSISTNKLLLGE